From Hirundo rustica isolate bHirRus1 chromosome 1, bHirRus1.pri.v3, whole genome shotgun sequence, a single genomic window includes:
- the LOC120749257 gene encoding uncharacterized protein LOC120749257 isoform X2 translates to MKCVGRYSNKNFIPVFQIHSHVPVDEEEEEEEEEEEEEEEEEEEEESQNISQQERKTEVATPRFTIPSFYISLKSLYCESAFFLMRRNIFCILKYPEAYFEGLEMFNSTTKCDHI, encoded by the exons ATGAAGTGCGTTGGAA gatatagtaataaaaattttattcctGTATTTCAAATCCACTCACATGTCCCTGttgatgaggaagaggaagaggaagaggaagaggaagaggaagaggaagaggaagaggaagaggaagagagtcAAAATATTTCCCAGCAG gAGAGGAAAACTGAAGTTGCTACACCTCGATTTACTATACCAAGCTTTTATATCAGTTTAAAATCACTTTACTGTGAATCTGCATTTTTCCTGATGAGAAGAAACATATTTTGTATCTTAAAATATCCAGAAGCTTACTttgaaggtttggaaatgtttaaTTCCACTACTAAGTGTGATCATATATAA
- the LOC120749257 gene encoding uncharacterized protein LOC120749257 isoform X1, with protein sequence MRLPLVHEKHHPLSLEVLEMTLWGCVSTKVMCRGDAAQKKSTKKLCLVWELRPSCRNESGYSNKNFIPVFQIHSHVPVDEEEEEEEEEEEEEEEEEEEEESQNISQQVSGFFGAALEKGTTKLQRQTLFSVLTWKWIVEMKEKLIRLFFFFFLFFNQERKTEVATPRFTIPSFYISLKSLYCESAFFLMRRNIFCILKYPEAYFEGLEMFNSTTKCDHI encoded by the exons ATGCGTCTGCCTCTTGTTCACGAAAAGCATCATCCACTATCTTTGGAAGTGCTCGAGATGACTCTGTGGGGATGTGTGAGCACCAAAGTGATGTGCAGGGGAGACGCAGCTCAGAAGAAAAGCACGAAGAAGCTCTGCCTGGTTTGGGAACTTCGACCCAGCTGCAGGAATGAATCAG gatatagtaataaaaattttattcctGTATTTCAAATCCACTCACATGTCCCTGttgatgaggaagaggaagaggaagaggaagaggaagaggaagaggaagaggaagaggaagaggaagagagtcAAAATATTTCCCAGCAGGTTTCTGGATTTTTCGGTGCTGCACTAGAAAAGGGGACAACTAAACTACAAAGACagactttgttttctgtattaaCCTGGAAATGGATAGttgaaatgaaggaaaaattgatcaggctctttttttttttttttcttttttttaaccaggAGAGGAAAACTGAAGTTGCTACACCTCGATTTACTATACCAAGCTTTTATATCAGTTTAAAATCACTTTACTGTGAATCTGCATTTTTCCTGATGAGAAGAAACATATTTTGTATCTTAAAATATCCAGAAGCTTACTttgaaggtttggaaatgtttaaTTCCACTACTAAGTGTGATCATATATAA